ACTGGGTAGTTCCCATGGGGAAATTCCTGAGGAACTGTACAGCACTGAAAGGGAGTTccacttgcaaaggaacaatcaggagctcACCTTTCCAAATGGCATTTCTTAAAACCAGGTTtgtgaattgctgtttgtttacCCACCTAAGTCAAGAAAGATGTTGATCCTGCGAATCAGGAAGGTATGTAAATTGGAAAGCATGTAGTTCTtgttttaggtaaaggtaaagggactcctgaccattaggtccagttgcggatgactctggggttgcggtgctcatctcgctttactggccgagggagccggcgtacagcttccgggtcatgtggacagcatgactaaaccgcttctggcgaaccagagcagtgcacacaaacgccgtttaccttcccccctgagtggtacctatttatctacttgcacttcgacgtgctttcgaactgctaggttggcaggagctggtaccgagcaacgggagctcaccccgtcgcggggatttgaaccgccgaccttctgattggcaagccctaggctctgtggtttaacccacagcgccacccgtgtccctattctCTTATTTTAGCCATTGCCTAAGTTTGGATTGCCCAAGAGGTCAATCCAAACATCTGGCCAGTCAGtgtgaagggggggagggagggagggaggaatatatTTTTGCTATGCCAGCACGCAGGCTGGTGCAGGCCCAGAATGGATCTGCTGCACTCACATTGACCAAGGATCAACTCTGTCAGCCAGTGGCGGTGACTTCTCCCTGCCCACTGTTCAGAGGTGCACTGGGACATTCCTCACCAATGATGGAAAGTAGCTGAGCTGGGCAGGACAGAGGAACATTTCTGTCCCTTCCAAACCCCAAACACGGCGGATCAAGGGTTTAGATCGCTCTGCAAATATGCAGGCTAATAAGTTTTCaggacttatttgcaaggctgcttAAAATTAccagcttcctttttcttctctttgcctccCTCCCCAAAGCAAAAGACTGACCTTTAATGCAGCTTCATACAAATCATTGGTGAGAGATTCCATCAGAAATGAGCCACCCCATGGATCTGCGACTTTAGGAATCCCAGACTCTTCCTGTATTATAATCTGGGTATTCCGGGCAATTCGAGCACTTTTCACCGTCGGCAATCCCAAAGCTTCATCAAATGAATTTGTATGCAAGGACTGAGTACCTCCAAAAACAGCTGCCATTGCCTCAATTGTAGTGCGGATGATGTTATTGTAAGGATCCTAgaagaaaaccagagcatttgtAAGGAATATACAGGTAGTACACCAATATACAGAGTGCAGTAGGTTAGCAATTAAAAAAACTGGGCTCTtctaccttttcttttttgctgctgtagcTCTGAGGCCCCAAAATTGGGACTCTCAAGGGATTCACAGAAACCTGAATCCAGCCGATCCGAACCTACCAGTGTCCTGTCCCTATCCTCAAATGCCCAATTTTGGGGCTTGTCCACAGGCCACTGCCACAGGTAGATTCCTGCCCCACTGGGGCAGAGGACTGCCACAGCAACGAAGCCTTCCCTGATGGCAAAGGGTCCCTTTTGCCTTATCTTAACCCCCTTCAATGGTGGAGATTGGAGGCGGAAATTGTACTGTTTGGCCGTATTCGGAATTGCTGACCATTTAAATATGACTTCCTCCTAAATGTACACCGCTGTTAACcacacatttaaatacatttaaagtgcatgtacatttaaaataaatttaattaaatatcaGGATGTAGGAAAGTTGAGCAAAATCTTATTTAGTAATGACATTAGGTAGTCAACGCTACTTCTTCATTCCTTCCTCTCTTGGTCTTTTAACAGAAGCTGTTCGAAGGCACCCAGAGTGGGAAAGGCTACTGCTTTATTATCCGTGAgcaggcaccactgtatttactacTCTGAATATTACACTTGGGGTAGATAATTAAAATGTGATTCCTACCTGCTCAGTTAGTGACCACCCAGAAGTCTGACAATGAGCTCGAAGGAGAAGTGATTTGGTGTCCTTGGGCTTAAACATTTTCTCTATTAAATGAGCCCAAAGCCGCCTCCCGGCTCTTAGCTTAGCTATTTCCATGTAGAAGTTCATACCAATTCCCCAGAAGAAAGACAGCCTAGAATGAGAGCACAAATGGTCTTAACAGAGTAGAATAAGAACAAATTACACTGTGGATTATGTAGTATGTATAAATAACAATGTTCTTGAACCCAAAATTGAAAAACGTGTCCTTCAGCCTGTCTTTGAAATACTAAAGGGATAGCGAGTTTTCAAGAGTATAATCACAGAAAGTTCTGATCACGACCAACAGTCATGGCTGATAGACCAATCTTTCCTTAAAGTATCCCATGAAGCCACCAGGTGACCATGTTCATCCTGGGGTTGGAAATGGTGGGTTGTATCTAGCACTGTTGTTCCATTTCAAGCAGCAGGCTTCCACTTGCGCAATGGAACTTCCCTCTTCTTCTGCAGGTCCTCCTTCAAGATCTCTTCCAGGGACTGGAggaaccttccagagcagattccgGCATAAAGAgaacttaagggaccgcctctcctggtatgtcccgtgtaggagcttaaggtcctcaaataacaatcttttggaggtcccgagcaacaaagatgctaggttggcctcaactagagccagggccttctcagtattggccccgacttggtggaacagtctatcacaagagaccagggccctgcaggatttggcatctttccgcagggcctgcaagacggagctgttccacctggcctttgggttagcTTCTACTTGATATTTATGCTCCattttttattggtgggttatttaaaaatgagactgcagttttaattattgaatttttaaatttgtattttaatctgttattttaaattgatcgtgtttatgtttatgctgtgattttaattgatgttagccgccctgagcccggtttttggctgggaagggcggggtataaataaaaatttattattattattattataaaaggtTTGTACATCCCTTGCAACTTCTGCATATTGGAATTTCTCCTTCTGAAGTCCTGAATTTAGAATTGATTTCCGCAAAAAAAAACTTACCAATTTGAGACTAGACGATATCAAACTGCAGCATAAtaatatgttgggggggggagtatgttcTCCTCAGCATTTGGATATTACATCTACACAGTATCTCCCATCTTACttctcatcccttaccactgcaaAACATCCGTTTTGCATTTATTAAGGCaaggtttaatgcctttccttccggggtcatgtcacatagattctctaggggccgtgtatcagatttatgctcgtgtgatgagttgtcgagggaatccctcctgcatattgtttttatctgccctttatacagtgatgtcaggagaaatttgttgagcccactggttcaaaaattctctggacttccagctgagatccagcttacccttttactccaggattctaacccaacagtaaccttgcaagtggcaaggtatctgacttcggttctgaacaataagaggcgaaatggcctcttacaggaatcctaatggttcttttccaccccttttgggcctataactcctgatagtatcataggttgaatttatatttatttctcctggttgtaaatattttatgttattatttctactttaatgtaattattttagctgtttttgcatggattgtaaggcaggtatgatttgcgtgtctatttatgtatgagcttatagctgcaataaagttttattattattatattacatcCCTTGCTATAGCATCAAACTATTTTACACACTGGAACCAGAGCCCAGTCTTGAAATTAAAAACTAGATTCCCCCTGACAAAGATGACCAACTGATGTACCTTGGTGCAAATTCATCAATAGTGAGACCAGCCTGGAGTCCAGTTCTGCAGTACTCCAAGCCATCAGCTATAGTGTAAGCTAATTCCAAAATCGCATCAGCTCCAGCTTCTTGCATATGGTATCCACTGATGGAAATAGAATTAAATTTGGGCATGTGCTGCAATAAAAAAGCATAGTTTTGTTCTACAAGAGACATCAACCTATAAATGCTACatatagtacagtcatacctcaggttacgatgctgtgggttgcgcgttttcaggttgcggactgtgccgaacccggaagtaccggaatgggttatttCCTGGTTCcggcgctcgcgcatgtgcagaaaaatgatgtcatgcacatgtgcagaagtgccaaatcatgtcacgtgcgcagatgcagcacttcaggctgcgggttgcaaacgtgcctcccacacagatcacgttcgcgACCCGCGGTATGACTGTAATGGTAATTAATGGATATTAAAGGAAATAATACCTTTGATGTATATTGGAATATGTCAGCAATTATCCGCATTGATGGTTCTGGAGGGAAAATATATGTATTTCGAACCATGAATTCTTTCAGTATATCATTCTGTATTGTCCCAGTGAGCTTGGATTGTGGCACTCCTTGTTCCTCTCCAGTTACGATGAACGTAGCTAGGACAGGAATTACTGCTCCGTTCATTGTCATTGAAACGGACATCTTCTCCAAAGGAATCCCATCAAAAAGTATCTTGGTATCTTCTACTGTATCAATGGCAACTCCAGCCATTCCAACATCTCCACGGACTCGGGGGTTGTCTGAATCATATCCGCGGTGAGTTGCCAGATCAAAGGCTACGGATAAACCCTGCTGGCCAGCTAGTCTCATAAAAAAAGATTAATGACAAgagttaaaattaaaaaacctaaTATTACATATCTTAATTAAGGGTCAGACTGAGCCACAAACTACACATGTTCTGGCAGCATTTGAACAAGAATCACACAATAAATATTAGCAGTAGTTTCTAACTAAAAAACTGACCACTGAGAGCTAATAATAAGAATCTGCAAGTGATCAAATATTCTGCTTCCAGACATACCCCTATAAACTATATGCCTGATCCTGCACATCAAACTCACTCCCAAGTAAGGGTTCACAGTGATGCAATCTTACAGCAGAATCCTATCCATAGCTACTTAGAAGAAGTGTCCTGGGTTCCTTCTAAGCATGCATGCCTAGGATTGCTCTCAGTTATATATGAAATACTTTGGTCCCAAAactacagtgcaatcctaaccatgcctactcagaagtaagtcttactgaattcaatggccctccagatatttttggcctacaactcccatgatccctagctagcaggaccagtggtcagggatgatgggaattatgagactccttcgggtagtgaaaagcgggatatcaaatccaaactcttcttcttctatagtctcaaaacacctggagggccgaggttgaggaagcctgccctagacaatgttctcccccaccccattcccttaGCCGTGTCTCACCCTTGATGTTGTCCTTGTAGAATTTATTGCTTTCTTCAACAGTACTGAAACCAGCATACTGGCGGATGGTCCAAGGCCTATTAGTATACATGGTAGGGTAAGGACCACGGGTGAATGGTTTGACCCCAGGTAGTTCCTCAGGAAAGTCCTTTGTGTCCCTGGTAGAGTACAACGGTTTGATGGCGATTCCTTCCGGGGTGTGCCATATCAGCTCCTCTGGGTTCTTGCCTTTTAACTGCTTTTTGGCCATGGCCACCCACTCTGGGTGGAGCACCTGTTCATGGAGCGAGCGCCAAAACTGCTCACGGAGGTGTGGCCCTGCTTCTTTCCTGTAACAGGAGGGCCAGAGGCGCAGAAGTCCATTCTTggcatgtaacattttttttctttttcttttttgctgaagTGGCAGCTGTTAAGCTGCAGCCTGTGGATTGAGATCTGAATATTACAATATGACATAGTGAGACTGTGAGTACCAGTCGCATCAAAAACTGTGTGTGCTAGGAAAGGAGGCACAGATAcagtttgcagattttttttttggaagtttgttttgttgcagccaCCCTTACTTAGCCTTATTGCACAACGAAGGCTTTTAGGCAATTTAATCAGTTTTCTTACGCACTGAAGTTTTTTTGAAAAGAGAGCACACACAACAGCCTGCTTCCTGCCACCAGCTGAATGACATGGAGTGTTCAGTTTGTGTGCCGACATTATTGTAGCAAGTGATCAACTACAGTACTAGGTTAGCGGGGAGGCAGCTAGGCAGCACCTTTCCCTTCAGCCTATCAGAATAtgaatattttggggggggggagagagcagtaCATGGACTCATTCTGTTCCAAGGGGGACAGAACGCGATCTAGATCACCACTGCAGGAACACAGCTGCTGGGGAAGAAAGCACTGGAGTGGCTAGTTTTAAATTctgagcagtgccagatttacaatGGGCCGAGTAGTGAGTGGGCTGTAGAACCTAGTGCCTCATAATCGAGGGGCGAAttgggccttttaaaaaaaaccaacaggcaTATCTAGGCACAGTTGTTCTGTAACATTAAACACATGACGTAGGAGCCTGTGACTGGCCTGATTTTGTCTGGAGTGTAATGTTACCACATAGATACAATTTCCCTTTGAAAGCTAGGTGTGAATGTCTTTGTTAATGCCAAACTTGCAAACTTGTTAAAAGGTCATGAGTTTATAAGTgctgtaatttttttatatatcaaTGCTAACATTTCAGAGTTATTCGACTTTCATCGAGCTCGATAAAGAAGAGAACCAGCTTTTGTTTTGAGATGCCCTTCAGTTTGGGCTCCTGGCTCAGGGCCTTCGGTTGCTCTAACCTGGGCCTGGCTCCCCATTTTGCGCAGAAGGGAACAGCCAAGCGTGCCTATTCAGCATCACTACCCTTATGCACTCTGCGCATGGACAGAGGCGCCCTTTGGCTCCGAGGAAGGGCCGGGGCTGCCACGCGAACCCTGTTCCCTCGCCTCGCCGAAAAGAGGACGACGAAACATTCCAGAGTTAAAATAAGTATTTCAAAACGGGCCTCCTGTCAGATAATAAGAGtccctaatccccccccccccgcgcacgcGCGATTGAAGGATTTAACCCAGGgattcccaaccttgggtccgctgctttttttggggggggggggaactacaactcccatcatccctagctagccatACCAGCGACCGGGggcaatgggaactgtagtccaccaGCAGCTGGATACCCAGCGTTTGGGCCCGCTTTTCTCCTCAAGGGCCAAAGGAGgcgtgaggggggggggcacctgtggAATCAGACGCCCGAGGGCTCTCCGTGACTGAGGGACGAGGCTCAAGCGGGAGCAGCGAGGGAGACGCTGAAGAGGAGGCGGAGGACGATGGCTGGGCggcggagaggaaggaaggacaaaacCTCCTGCGCCTCTCGCCCGCCCATTACggtacctgctaaagccgcttgCGGAGCTAGGGACGGAAGCGGAGGCGCCGTCGGACTGCAACGCGCACGCGCCGCCCTAGCGAGCCACTTCCGGGCGCCTGGGGCTTctgcgcctgcctgcctgcctgtttgtttgtgtggccccgcccccttcctAACGGTTCTCGTCGTCTCGCGAGAGTGAGCGGAGCGAGTGAAGACGCCCAATGGTCCTGAGGTGGAACGACCGTCTGTTTCTGTCAGGACGGAGCGATGAAACGCCGCCCGGGGAAGAGAGCGGCGAGGGCAGCGCCGGGGCCCAGCGGCCGGCCAGGGCCCTCCAGCGCGAGAAGGGGAGCTGGCGGGAGGCGGCCGAAGAGGACGCCTGAGGGGAAAGTAAGTGGGCGTCGGCGTCGGCGTCGGCTGCGGCGCAGTGGTTGGAGTGTCAGCCCTCTTGCTATTTGAGGTCCCCTCTCCGTGGATAAAGCCACGGTGTTGATCTCTCGATTGATGAGAAGGAGATTTCCATCACTTTCATGGCAAGCCACATGACTGATAAAAGATGCAaggcgctttctctctctctctctgtgtgtacatatTCATGCTTGACAGAGAGTTGTGCTAGAAATGCTGTTCAGCATTGAAGCTCAGGATGATGGAGCGAATGTGCCAGCGCTTTAGAGGCGGGCTACTCGCACGACCGCCCCCTTTCAGCCCTTGCACCTGTGTTGGAGTCTACCCGGATAGGCCAGGTGCAGAATGGTTCTGCGCAGGTAACTCTCACGTGAATGCTGCTTCCCCATGCCATCGCAGCCTTGCAcggattggggtgggtgggttggaaataaatggaaagcaGAGGGAGCCCACTATTCCCCactccccttttatttattcccATATGCACACACCTGTGCACCTGGTGGGTTATTTCTCTGGCAGCATCCCAGTGCCTCCCCACAACCTTCCCAGCGCCTGGTAAGCAGCCCTCCCCACCTTGCAGGACAGGGAATTGCAGGGGTTACTGGCTTTACATGATTTCATGTTTATGTGTGGACCTCTGGAACCAAGCCCTTGTGTAagatgtgtgttgtgtgtacacAATTTTtttcgtatgtgtgtgtgtgtgtgtagcattgcATTCTTAGTATCCTGAAGCTGTATAACAAGCTATGAATGGTGCACAGTATTGCAGTACCTCTGCCATAAATTTAAGAATGCAAGCCTTAACCCCCTCCCACCCATCTGCAGTATAACTGACCCGCCTTAGAAGGTGATTGTAGGGGCTGTGATAACGTCATGTAAGAGAT
Above is a window of Lacerta agilis isolate rLacAgi1 chromosome 3, rLacAgi1.pri, whole genome shotgun sequence DNA encoding:
- the MMUT gene encoding methylmalonyl-CoA mutase, mitochondrial — translated: MLHAKNGLLRLWPSCYRKEAGPHLREQFWRSLHEQVLHPEWVAMAKKQLKGKNPEELIWHTPEGIAIKPLYSTRDTKDFPEELPGVKPFTRGPYPTMYTNRPWTIRQYAGFSTVEESNKFYKDNIKAGQQGLSVAFDLATHRGYDSDNPRVRGDVGMAGVAIDTVEDTKILFDGIPLEKMSVSMTMNGAVIPVLATFIVTGEEQGVPQSKLTGTIQNDILKEFMVRNTYIFPPEPSMRIIADIFQYTSKHMPKFNSISISGYHMQEAGADAILELAYTIADGLEYCRTGLQAGLTIDEFAPRLSFFWGIGMNFYMEIAKLRAGRRLWAHLIEKMFKPKDTKSLLLRAHCQTSGWSLTEQDPYNNIIRTTIEAMAAVFGGTQSLHTNSFDEALGLPTVKSARIARNTQIIIQEESGIPKVADPWGGSFLMESLTNDLYEAALKLINEIEEMGGMAKAVAEGIPKLRIEECAARRQARIDSGSEVIVGVNKYQLEKEETVEVLAIDNTSVRNKQIEKLKKVKACRDGAVAQRCLAALSECAATGQGNLLGLAVEAARARCTVGEITDAMKKVFGEHKASDRMVSGAYRQEFGESDEIAQAIHRINKFVEREGRRPRLLVAKMGQDGHDRGAKVIATGFADLGFDVDIGPLFQTPREVAQQAVDADVHCVGVSTLAAGHKTLVPELLKELNALGRPDVLVMCGGVIPPQDYDFLYDSGVSNIFGPGTRIPKAAVQVLDDIEKSLDKRQQSV